The proteins below come from a single Balaenoptera musculus isolate JJ_BM4_2016_0621 chromosome 1, mBalMus1.pri.v3, whole genome shotgun sequence genomic window:
- the RNF207 gene encoding RING finger protein 207 isoform X1, whose amino-acid sequence MSGAIFAPLEGPGALDAASGPPLVCPLCRAQYEHPCLLDCFHDFCAGCLRGRTADGRLACPLCQHQTVVKGPSGLPPVDRLLQFLVDSSGDGMEVVRCANCDQECGKQDAETTYFCNTCGQPLCARCRDETHRARMFARHDIVALGQRSRDVLQKCTLHAEPYIMFSTDKKSLLCIRCFRDMQGESRAHCVDLESAYVQGCERLQQAMLAVKALQTATREAIALLQAMVDEVRRSAADEEAAIHALFGSMQDKLAERKALLLQAVQSQYEEKDKAFKEQLSHLATLLPTLQVHLVICSSFLSLANKAEFLDLGYELVERLQGIVTRPHRLRPAQSSKIASDHRAEFARCLEPLLLLGPRRAAGAGGGTSTLAGGSGPKVLMGPSCPSPVGKMLGSPVQKPTLHRSISTKVLLAEGNDSPFTEHCRHFENSYRVRGPGTCQLGKAPPLLAKRLQAEMQNLKDQVQELHRDLTKHHSLIKAEIMGDILHKSLQVDTQIALEYASVEGMRAVFQEIWEESYQRVANEQEIYEAQLHDLLQLKQENAYLTTITKQITPYIRSIAKVKERLEPRFQAPVDEPSDHLQNTHDDGVNGEAQARNDPVSVSERREKTSEPRNSRSLSSLAEEPPLKNKDSHRPKPKNGGDVPTWRERPA is encoded by the exons ATGTCGGGAGCTATCTTTGCGCCCCTGGAGGGCCCGGGCGCCCTGGACGCGGCGAGCGGCCCCCCGCTCGTGTGCCCGCTGTGCCGCGCGCAGTACGAGCACCCCTGCCTGCTGGACTGCTTCCACGACTTCTGCGCCGGCTGCCTGCGCGGCCGCACCGCCGACGGCCGCCTCGCCTGCCCGCTGTGCCA ACACCAGACGGTGGTGAAGGGCCCCAGCGGGCTGCCTCCGGTGGATCGGCTGTTGCAGTTCCTGGTGGACAGCTCAGGGGATGGTATGGAGGTGGTGCGCTGTGCCAACTGCGACCAGGAGTGCGGCAAGCAG GACGCAGAGACCACGTACTTCTGCAACACGTGCGGGCAGCCGCTGTGCGCGCGCTGCCGCGATGAGACGCACAGGGCACGCATGTTCGCGCGCCACGACATCGTGGCCTTGGGCCAGCGCAGCCGCGACGTGCTCCAGAAGTGCA CACTGCACGCCGAGCCCTACATCATGTTCTCCACCGACAAGAAGTCGCTGCTGTGCATCCGCTGCTTCCGGGACATGCAGGG GGAGAGCCGGGCTCACTGCGTGGACCTCGAGTCGGCGTACGTGCAAGGCTGCGAGCGGCTGCAGCAGGCGATGCTG GCGGTGAAGGCCCTGCAGACCGCCACACGGGAGGCCATCGCACTGCTGCAGGCGATGGTGGACGAGGTGCGACGCAGCGCGGCGGATGAGGAGGCCGCCATCCACGCCCTCTTCGGCAGCATGCAG GACAAACTGGCAGAGAGGAAAGCGCTGCTGCTGCAGGCGGTGCAGAG ccaGTATGAAGAAAAGGACAAGGCCTTCAAGGAGCAGCTCTCCCATTTGGCTACTCTGCTGCCCACCCTGCAG GTCCACCTGGTCATCTGCTCTTCCTTCCTCAGCTTGGCCAACAAGGCTGAGTTCCTGGACCTGGGCTAT GAGCTGGTGGAGAGGCTGCAGGGCATCGTCACGCGGCCACATCGCCTACGGCCGGCACAGAGCAGCAAG ATCGCCAGCGACCACCGCGCCGAGTTCGCGCGCTGCCTGGagccgctgctgctgctgggacCGCGCCGGGCGGCGGGTGCCGGGGGCGGTACCAGCAC GCTAGCAGGGGGCTCGGGCCCCAAGGTGCTGATGGGGCCCAGCTGCCCTTCCCCCGTGGGAAAGATGTTGGGGTCACCGGTCCAAAAGCCCACGCTGCACCGGTCCATCAGCACCAAGGTGCTGCTGGCAGAGGGCAACGACTCACCCTTCACGGAACACTGCCGCCACTTTGAGAACTCCTACCGGGTGAGGGGGCCAGGGACCTGCCAGCTGGGAAAGGCCCCACCCCTTCTCGCCAAG CGCCTGCAGGCAGAGATGCAGAACCTGAAGGACCAGGTACAGGAGCTGCACCGGGACCTCACCAAGCACCACTCGCTCATCAAGGCCGAGATCATGGGTGATATCCTGCACAAGTCCCTGCAGGTGGACACACAGATCGCCTTGGAGTATGCTTCCGTGGAGGGCATGAGAGCAGTCTTCCAGGAG atttgggAGGAATCCTACCAGCGCGTGGCTAACGAGCAGGAGATTTATGAAG CCCAGCTCCATGACCTCCTCCAGCTGAAGCAGGAGAATGCCTACCTGACCACCATCACCAAGCAGATCACGCCCTACATCCGCTCCATTGCCAAGGTGAAGGAGCGGCTAGAGCCCAG GTTTCAGGCCCCTGTGGATGAACCGTCAGACCATCTACAAAACACGCATGATGACGGCGTGAACGGCGAGGCCCAGGCCAG GAACGATCCAGTGAGTGTCtcggagaggagagagaagacctCAGAGCCGAGAAACAGCCGGAGCCTGAGCAGCCTCGCAGAAGAGCCtccactgaaaaataaagattctcACAGACCCAAACCGAAAAATGGGGGTGACGTCCCCACATGGAGAGAGCGCCCAGCTTAG
- the RNF207 gene encoding RING finger protein 207 isoform X3: MSGAIFAPLEGPGALDAASGPPLVCPLCRAQYEHPCLLDCFHDFCAGCLRGRTADGRLACPLCQHQTVVKGPSGLPPVDRLLQFLVDSSGDGMEVVRCANCDQECGKQDAETTYFCNTCGQPLCARCRDETHRARMFARHDIVALGQRSRDVLQKCTLHAEPYIMFSTDKKSLLCIRCFRDMQGESRAHCVDLESAYVQGCERLQQAMLAVKALQTATREAIALLQAMVDEVRRSAADEEAAIHALFGSMQDKLAERKALLLQAVQSQYEEKDKAFKEQLSHLATLLPTLQVHLVICSSFLSLANKAEFLDLGYELVERLQGIVTRPHRLRPAQSSKIASDHRAEFARCLEPLLLLGPRRAAGAGGGTSTLAGGSGPKVLMGPSCPSPVGKMLGSPVQKPTLHRSISTKVLLAEGNDSPFTEHCRHFENSYRRLQAEMQNLKDQVQELHRDLTKHHSLIKAEIMGDILHKSLQVDTQIALEYASVEGMRAVFQEIWEESYQRVANEQEIYEAQLHDLLQLKQENAYLTTITKQITPYIRSIAKVKERLEPRFQAPVDEPSDHLQNTHDDGVNGEAQARNDPVSVSERREKTSEPRNSRSLSSLAEEPPLKNKDSHRPKPKNGGDVPTWRERPA, translated from the exons ATGTCGGGAGCTATCTTTGCGCCCCTGGAGGGCCCGGGCGCCCTGGACGCGGCGAGCGGCCCCCCGCTCGTGTGCCCGCTGTGCCGCGCGCAGTACGAGCACCCCTGCCTGCTGGACTGCTTCCACGACTTCTGCGCCGGCTGCCTGCGCGGCCGCACCGCCGACGGCCGCCTCGCCTGCCCGCTGTGCCA ACACCAGACGGTGGTGAAGGGCCCCAGCGGGCTGCCTCCGGTGGATCGGCTGTTGCAGTTCCTGGTGGACAGCTCAGGGGATGGTATGGAGGTGGTGCGCTGTGCCAACTGCGACCAGGAGTGCGGCAAGCAG GACGCAGAGACCACGTACTTCTGCAACACGTGCGGGCAGCCGCTGTGCGCGCGCTGCCGCGATGAGACGCACAGGGCACGCATGTTCGCGCGCCACGACATCGTGGCCTTGGGCCAGCGCAGCCGCGACGTGCTCCAGAAGTGCA CACTGCACGCCGAGCCCTACATCATGTTCTCCACCGACAAGAAGTCGCTGCTGTGCATCCGCTGCTTCCGGGACATGCAGGG GGAGAGCCGGGCTCACTGCGTGGACCTCGAGTCGGCGTACGTGCAAGGCTGCGAGCGGCTGCAGCAGGCGATGCTG GCGGTGAAGGCCCTGCAGACCGCCACACGGGAGGCCATCGCACTGCTGCAGGCGATGGTGGACGAGGTGCGACGCAGCGCGGCGGATGAGGAGGCCGCCATCCACGCCCTCTTCGGCAGCATGCAG GACAAACTGGCAGAGAGGAAAGCGCTGCTGCTGCAGGCGGTGCAGAG ccaGTATGAAGAAAAGGACAAGGCCTTCAAGGAGCAGCTCTCCCATTTGGCTACTCTGCTGCCCACCCTGCAG GTCCACCTGGTCATCTGCTCTTCCTTCCTCAGCTTGGCCAACAAGGCTGAGTTCCTGGACCTGGGCTAT GAGCTGGTGGAGAGGCTGCAGGGCATCGTCACGCGGCCACATCGCCTACGGCCGGCACAGAGCAGCAAG ATCGCCAGCGACCACCGCGCCGAGTTCGCGCGCTGCCTGGagccgctgctgctgctgggacCGCGCCGGGCGGCGGGTGCCGGGGGCGGTACCAGCAC GCTAGCAGGGGGCTCGGGCCCCAAGGTGCTGATGGGGCCCAGCTGCCCTTCCCCCGTGGGAAAGATGTTGGGGTCACCGGTCCAAAAGCCCACGCTGCACCGGTCCATCAGCACCAAGGTGCTGCTGGCAGAGGGCAACGACTCACCCTTCACGGAACACTGCCGCCACTTTGAGAACTCCTACCGG CGCCTGCAGGCAGAGATGCAGAACCTGAAGGACCAGGTACAGGAGCTGCACCGGGACCTCACCAAGCACCACTCGCTCATCAAGGCCGAGATCATGGGTGATATCCTGCACAAGTCCCTGCAGGTGGACACACAGATCGCCTTGGAGTATGCTTCCGTGGAGGGCATGAGAGCAGTCTTCCAGGAG atttgggAGGAATCCTACCAGCGCGTGGCTAACGAGCAGGAGATTTATGAAG CCCAGCTCCATGACCTCCTCCAGCTGAAGCAGGAGAATGCCTACCTGACCACCATCACCAAGCAGATCACGCCCTACATCCGCTCCATTGCCAAGGTGAAGGAGCGGCTAGAGCCCAG GTTTCAGGCCCCTGTGGATGAACCGTCAGACCATCTACAAAACACGCATGATGACGGCGTGAACGGCGAGGCCCAGGCCAG GAACGATCCAGTGAGTGTCtcggagaggagagagaagacctCAGAGCCGAGAAACAGCCGGAGCCTGAGCAGCCTCGCAGAAGAGCCtccactgaaaaataaagattctcACAGACCCAAACCGAAAAATGGGGGTGACGTCCCCACATGGAGAGAGCGCCCAGCTTAG
- the RNF207 gene encoding RING finger protein 207 isoform X5, whose protein sequence is MSGAIFAPLEGPGALDAASGPPLVCPLCRAQYEHPCLLDCFHDFCAGCLRGRTADGRLACPLCQHQTVVKGPSGLPPVDRLLQFLVDSSGDGMEVVRCANCDQECGKQDAETTYFCNTCGQPLCARCRDETHRARMFARHDIVALGQRSRDVLQKCTLHAEPYIMFSTDKKSLLCIRCFRDMQGESRAHCVDLESAYVQGCERLQQAMLAVKALQTATREAIALLQAMVDEVRRSAADEEAAIHALFGSMQDKLAERKALLLQAVQSLANKAEFLDLGYELVERLQGIVTRPHRLRPAQSSKIASDHRAEFARCLEPLLLLGPRRAAGAGGGTSTLAGGSGPKVLMGPSCPSPVGKMLGSPVQKPTLHRSISTKVLLAEGNDSPFTEHCRHFENSYRRLQAEMQNLKDQVQELHRDLTKHHSLIKAEIMGDILHKSLQVDTQIALEYASVEGMRAVFQEIWEESYQRVANEQEIYEAQLHDLLQLKQENAYLTTITKQITPYIRSIAKVKERLEPRFQAPVDEPSDHLQNTHDDGVNGEAQARNDPVSVSERREKTSEPRNSRSLSSLAEEPPLKNKDSHRPKPKNGGDVPTWRERPA, encoded by the exons ATGTCGGGAGCTATCTTTGCGCCCCTGGAGGGCCCGGGCGCCCTGGACGCGGCGAGCGGCCCCCCGCTCGTGTGCCCGCTGTGCCGCGCGCAGTACGAGCACCCCTGCCTGCTGGACTGCTTCCACGACTTCTGCGCCGGCTGCCTGCGCGGCCGCACCGCCGACGGCCGCCTCGCCTGCCCGCTGTGCCA ACACCAGACGGTGGTGAAGGGCCCCAGCGGGCTGCCTCCGGTGGATCGGCTGTTGCAGTTCCTGGTGGACAGCTCAGGGGATGGTATGGAGGTGGTGCGCTGTGCCAACTGCGACCAGGAGTGCGGCAAGCAG GACGCAGAGACCACGTACTTCTGCAACACGTGCGGGCAGCCGCTGTGCGCGCGCTGCCGCGATGAGACGCACAGGGCACGCATGTTCGCGCGCCACGACATCGTGGCCTTGGGCCAGCGCAGCCGCGACGTGCTCCAGAAGTGCA CACTGCACGCCGAGCCCTACATCATGTTCTCCACCGACAAGAAGTCGCTGCTGTGCATCCGCTGCTTCCGGGACATGCAGGG GGAGAGCCGGGCTCACTGCGTGGACCTCGAGTCGGCGTACGTGCAAGGCTGCGAGCGGCTGCAGCAGGCGATGCTG GCGGTGAAGGCCCTGCAGACCGCCACACGGGAGGCCATCGCACTGCTGCAGGCGATGGTGGACGAGGTGCGACGCAGCGCGGCGGATGAGGAGGCCGCCATCCACGCCCTCTTCGGCAGCATGCAG GACAAACTGGCAGAGAGGAAAGCGCTGCTGCTGCAGGCGGTGCAGAG CTTGGCCAACAAGGCTGAGTTCCTGGACCTGGGCTAT GAGCTGGTGGAGAGGCTGCAGGGCATCGTCACGCGGCCACATCGCCTACGGCCGGCACAGAGCAGCAAG ATCGCCAGCGACCACCGCGCCGAGTTCGCGCGCTGCCTGGagccgctgctgctgctgggacCGCGCCGGGCGGCGGGTGCCGGGGGCGGTACCAGCAC GCTAGCAGGGGGCTCGGGCCCCAAGGTGCTGATGGGGCCCAGCTGCCCTTCCCCCGTGGGAAAGATGTTGGGGTCACCGGTCCAAAAGCCCACGCTGCACCGGTCCATCAGCACCAAGGTGCTGCTGGCAGAGGGCAACGACTCACCCTTCACGGAACACTGCCGCCACTTTGAGAACTCCTACCGG CGCCTGCAGGCAGAGATGCAGAACCTGAAGGACCAGGTACAGGAGCTGCACCGGGACCTCACCAAGCACCACTCGCTCATCAAGGCCGAGATCATGGGTGATATCCTGCACAAGTCCCTGCAGGTGGACACACAGATCGCCTTGGAGTATGCTTCCGTGGAGGGCATGAGAGCAGTCTTCCAGGAG atttgggAGGAATCCTACCAGCGCGTGGCTAACGAGCAGGAGATTTATGAAG CCCAGCTCCATGACCTCCTCCAGCTGAAGCAGGAGAATGCCTACCTGACCACCATCACCAAGCAGATCACGCCCTACATCCGCTCCATTGCCAAGGTGAAGGAGCGGCTAGAGCCCAG GTTTCAGGCCCCTGTGGATGAACCGTCAGACCATCTACAAAACACGCATGATGACGGCGTGAACGGCGAGGCCCAGGCCAG GAACGATCCAGTGAGTGTCtcggagaggagagagaagacctCAGAGCCGAGAAACAGCCGGAGCCTGAGCAGCCTCGCAGAAGAGCCtccactgaaaaataaagattctcACAGACCCAAACCGAAAAATGGGGGTGACGTCCCCACATGGAGAGAGCGCCCAGCTTAG
- the RNF207 gene encoding RING finger protein 207 isoform X2 codes for MSGAIFAPLEGPGALDAASGPPLVCPLCRAQYEHPCLLDCFHDFCAGCLRGRTADGRLACPLCQHQTVVKGPSGLPPVDRLLQFLVDSSGDGMEVVRCANCDQECGKQDAETTYFCNTCGQPLCARCRDETHRARMFARHDIVALGQRSRDVLQKCTLHAEPYIMFSTDKKSLLCIRCFRDMQGESRAHCVDLESAYVQGCERLQQAMLAVKALQTATREAIALLQAMVDEVRRSAADEEAAIHALFGSMQDKLAERKALLLQAVQSMKKRTRPSRSSSPIWLLCCPPCSLANKAEFLDLGYELVERLQGIVTRPHRLRPAQSSKIASDHRAEFARCLEPLLLLGPRRAAGAGGGTSTLAGGSGPKVLMGPSCPSPVGKMLGSPVQKPTLHRSISTKVLLAEGNDSPFTEHCRHFENSYRVRGPGTCQLGKAPPLLAKRLQAEMQNLKDQVQELHRDLTKHHSLIKAEIMGDILHKSLQVDTQIALEYASVEGMRAVFQEIWEESYQRVANEQEIYEAQLHDLLQLKQENAYLTTITKQITPYIRSIAKVKERLEPRFQAPVDEPSDHLQNTHDDGVNGEAQARNDPVSVSERREKTSEPRNSRSLSSLAEEPPLKNKDSHRPKPKNGGDVPTWRERPA; via the exons ATGTCGGGAGCTATCTTTGCGCCCCTGGAGGGCCCGGGCGCCCTGGACGCGGCGAGCGGCCCCCCGCTCGTGTGCCCGCTGTGCCGCGCGCAGTACGAGCACCCCTGCCTGCTGGACTGCTTCCACGACTTCTGCGCCGGCTGCCTGCGCGGCCGCACCGCCGACGGCCGCCTCGCCTGCCCGCTGTGCCA ACACCAGACGGTGGTGAAGGGCCCCAGCGGGCTGCCTCCGGTGGATCGGCTGTTGCAGTTCCTGGTGGACAGCTCAGGGGATGGTATGGAGGTGGTGCGCTGTGCCAACTGCGACCAGGAGTGCGGCAAGCAG GACGCAGAGACCACGTACTTCTGCAACACGTGCGGGCAGCCGCTGTGCGCGCGCTGCCGCGATGAGACGCACAGGGCACGCATGTTCGCGCGCCACGACATCGTGGCCTTGGGCCAGCGCAGCCGCGACGTGCTCCAGAAGTGCA CACTGCACGCCGAGCCCTACATCATGTTCTCCACCGACAAGAAGTCGCTGCTGTGCATCCGCTGCTTCCGGGACATGCAGGG GGAGAGCCGGGCTCACTGCGTGGACCTCGAGTCGGCGTACGTGCAAGGCTGCGAGCGGCTGCAGCAGGCGATGCTG GCGGTGAAGGCCCTGCAGACCGCCACACGGGAGGCCATCGCACTGCTGCAGGCGATGGTGGACGAGGTGCGACGCAGCGCGGCGGATGAGGAGGCCGCCATCCACGCCCTCTTCGGCAGCATGCAG GACAAACTGGCAGAGAGGAAAGCGCTGCTGCTGCAGGCGGTGCAGAG TATGAAGAAAAGGACAAGGCCTTCAAGGAGCAGCTCTCCCATTTGGCTACTCTGCTGCCCACCCTGCAG CTTGGCCAACAAGGCTGAGTTCCTGGACCTGGGCTAT GAGCTGGTGGAGAGGCTGCAGGGCATCGTCACGCGGCCACATCGCCTACGGCCGGCACAGAGCAGCAAG ATCGCCAGCGACCACCGCGCCGAGTTCGCGCGCTGCCTGGagccgctgctgctgctgggacCGCGCCGGGCGGCGGGTGCCGGGGGCGGTACCAGCAC GCTAGCAGGGGGCTCGGGCCCCAAGGTGCTGATGGGGCCCAGCTGCCCTTCCCCCGTGGGAAAGATGTTGGGGTCACCGGTCCAAAAGCCCACGCTGCACCGGTCCATCAGCACCAAGGTGCTGCTGGCAGAGGGCAACGACTCACCCTTCACGGAACACTGCCGCCACTTTGAGAACTCCTACCGGGTGAGGGGGCCAGGGACCTGCCAGCTGGGAAAGGCCCCACCCCTTCTCGCCAAG CGCCTGCAGGCAGAGATGCAGAACCTGAAGGACCAGGTACAGGAGCTGCACCGGGACCTCACCAAGCACCACTCGCTCATCAAGGCCGAGATCATGGGTGATATCCTGCACAAGTCCCTGCAGGTGGACACACAGATCGCCTTGGAGTATGCTTCCGTGGAGGGCATGAGAGCAGTCTTCCAGGAG atttgggAGGAATCCTACCAGCGCGTGGCTAACGAGCAGGAGATTTATGAAG CCCAGCTCCATGACCTCCTCCAGCTGAAGCAGGAGAATGCCTACCTGACCACCATCACCAAGCAGATCACGCCCTACATCCGCTCCATTGCCAAGGTGAAGGAGCGGCTAGAGCCCAG GTTTCAGGCCCCTGTGGATGAACCGTCAGACCATCTACAAAACACGCATGATGACGGCGTGAACGGCGAGGCCCAGGCCAG GAACGATCCAGTGAGTGTCtcggagaggagagagaagacctCAGAGCCGAGAAACAGCCGGAGCCTGAGCAGCCTCGCAGAAGAGCCtccactgaaaaataaagattctcACAGACCCAAACCGAAAAATGGGGGTGACGTCCCCACATGGAGAGAGCGCCCAGCTTAG
- the RNF207 gene encoding RING finger protein 207 isoform X4: MSGAIFAPLEGPGALDAASGPPLVCPLCRAQYEHPCLLDCFHDFCAGCLRGRTADGRLACPLCQHQTVVKGPSGLPPVDRLLQFLVDSSGDGMEVVRCANCDQECGKQDAETTYFCNTCGQPLCARCRDETHRARMFARHDIVALGQRSRDVLQKCTLHAEPYIMFSTDKKSLLCIRCFRDMQGESRAHCVDLESAYVQGCERLQQAMLAVKALQTATREAIALLQAMVDEVRRSAADEEAAIHALFGSMQDKLAERKALLLQAVQSLANKAEFLDLGYELVERLQGIVTRPHRLRPAQSSKIASDHRAEFARCLEPLLLLGPRRAAGAGGGTSTLAGGSGPKVLMGPSCPSPVGKMLGSPVQKPTLHRSISTKVLLAEGNDSPFTEHCRHFENSYRVRGPGTCQLGKAPPLLAKRLQAEMQNLKDQVQELHRDLTKHHSLIKAEIMGDILHKSLQVDTQIALEYASVEGMRAVFQEIWEESYQRVANEQEIYEAQLHDLLQLKQENAYLTTITKQITPYIRSIAKVKERLEPRFQAPVDEPSDHLQNTHDDGVNGEAQARNDPVSVSERREKTSEPRNSRSLSSLAEEPPLKNKDSHRPKPKNGGDVPTWRERPA; this comes from the exons ATGTCGGGAGCTATCTTTGCGCCCCTGGAGGGCCCGGGCGCCCTGGACGCGGCGAGCGGCCCCCCGCTCGTGTGCCCGCTGTGCCGCGCGCAGTACGAGCACCCCTGCCTGCTGGACTGCTTCCACGACTTCTGCGCCGGCTGCCTGCGCGGCCGCACCGCCGACGGCCGCCTCGCCTGCCCGCTGTGCCA ACACCAGACGGTGGTGAAGGGCCCCAGCGGGCTGCCTCCGGTGGATCGGCTGTTGCAGTTCCTGGTGGACAGCTCAGGGGATGGTATGGAGGTGGTGCGCTGTGCCAACTGCGACCAGGAGTGCGGCAAGCAG GACGCAGAGACCACGTACTTCTGCAACACGTGCGGGCAGCCGCTGTGCGCGCGCTGCCGCGATGAGACGCACAGGGCACGCATGTTCGCGCGCCACGACATCGTGGCCTTGGGCCAGCGCAGCCGCGACGTGCTCCAGAAGTGCA CACTGCACGCCGAGCCCTACATCATGTTCTCCACCGACAAGAAGTCGCTGCTGTGCATCCGCTGCTTCCGGGACATGCAGGG GGAGAGCCGGGCTCACTGCGTGGACCTCGAGTCGGCGTACGTGCAAGGCTGCGAGCGGCTGCAGCAGGCGATGCTG GCGGTGAAGGCCCTGCAGACCGCCACACGGGAGGCCATCGCACTGCTGCAGGCGATGGTGGACGAGGTGCGACGCAGCGCGGCGGATGAGGAGGCCGCCATCCACGCCCTCTTCGGCAGCATGCAG GACAAACTGGCAGAGAGGAAAGCGCTGCTGCTGCAGGCGGTGCAGAG CTTGGCCAACAAGGCTGAGTTCCTGGACCTGGGCTAT GAGCTGGTGGAGAGGCTGCAGGGCATCGTCACGCGGCCACATCGCCTACGGCCGGCACAGAGCAGCAAG ATCGCCAGCGACCACCGCGCCGAGTTCGCGCGCTGCCTGGagccgctgctgctgctgggacCGCGCCGGGCGGCGGGTGCCGGGGGCGGTACCAGCAC GCTAGCAGGGGGCTCGGGCCCCAAGGTGCTGATGGGGCCCAGCTGCCCTTCCCCCGTGGGAAAGATGTTGGGGTCACCGGTCCAAAAGCCCACGCTGCACCGGTCCATCAGCACCAAGGTGCTGCTGGCAGAGGGCAACGACTCACCCTTCACGGAACACTGCCGCCACTTTGAGAACTCCTACCGGGTGAGGGGGCCAGGGACCTGCCAGCTGGGAAAGGCCCCACCCCTTCTCGCCAAG CGCCTGCAGGCAGAGATGCAGAACCTGAAGGACCAGGTACAGGAGCTGCACCGGGACCTCACCAAGCACCACTCGCTCATCAAGGCCGAGATCATGGGTGATATCCTGCACAAGTCCCTGCAGGTGGACACACAGATCGCCTTGGAGTATGCTTCCGTGGAGGGCATGAGAGCAGTCTTCCAGGAG atttgggAGGAATCCTACCAGCGCGTGGCTAACGAGCAGGAGATTTATGAAG CCCAGCTCCATGACCTCCTCCAGCTGAAGCAGGAGAATGCCTACCTGACCACCATCACCAAGCAGATCACGCCCTACATCCGCTCCATTGCCAAGGTGAAGGAGCGGCTAGAGCCCAG GTTTCAGGCCCCTGTGGATGAACCGTCAGACCATCTACAAAACACGCATGATGACGGCGTGAACGGCGAGGCCCAGGCCAG GAACGATCCAGTGAGTGTCtcggagaggagagagaagacctCAGAGCCGAGAAACAGCCGGAGCCTGAGCAGCCTCGCAGAAGAGCCtccactgaaaaataaagattctcACAGACCCAAACCGAAAAATGGGGGTGACGTCCCCACATGGAGAGAGCGCCCAGCTTAG